Proteins from a single region of Sporosarcina sp. P33:
- the spoIIAB gene encoding anti-sigma F factor, whose translation MKNELTLSFLAIEQNEALARMALTCFIAPLDPTLEELSEFKTIVSEAVTNAIIHGYECDGKSMVTIRATIDDRSVKMTVEDEGMGIFDVEQAMEPMFTTKPQMERSGMGFTIMESFSDCIRVDSTLGNGTIVTFEKSFSPVTEVSRMR comes from the coding sequence ATGAAAAATGAATTGACCTTATCGTTTCTGGCGATAGAACAAAATGAGGCGCTTGCAAGGATGGCGCTTACTTGCTTTATTGCCCCGCTGGATCCGACGCTGGAAGAACTGTCAGAATTCAAAACAATCGTTTCAGAAGCTGTCACCAATGCGATTATTCATGGCTATGAATGTGACGGTAAAAGCATGGTAACCATCCGCGCGACGATTGACGACCGCTCTGTGAAAATGACTGTCGAAGATGAAGGCATGGGAATATTCGACGTAGAGCAAGCGATGGAGCCGATGTTTACAACCAAGCCGCAAATGGAGCGTTCGGGTATGGGCTTTACCATTATGGAAAGTTTCTCGGATTGTATCCGTGTAGATTCTACCCTTGGAAACGGGACTATCGTGACGTTTGAGAAGAGTTTTTCTCCCGTCACAGAAGTAAGTAGAATGAGGTGA
- a CDS encoding anti-sigma factor antagonist (This anti-anti-sigma factor, or anti-sigma factor antagonist, belongs to a family that includes characterized members SpoIIAA, RsbV, RsfA, and RsfB.), with amino-acid sequence MATITQLENGIVLITLAGELDNHEANQIREEVSTAIFTGSTRAIIWDLCQLGFMDSAGIGLILGRMRDLVPVNGETLILNPSPTMEKLFQFSGLGDAIRNCTVEEAIDEIGGVVHEK; translated from the coding sequence ATGGCAACTATTACACAACTGGAAAATGGCATCGTGCTAATCACACTCGCAGGTGAATTGGACAATCACGAAGCCAATCAAATTAGAGAAGAAGTATCTACCGCTATATTCACAGGAAGTACACGTGCTATCATCTGGGACCTATGTCAATTGGGATTCATGGACAGCGCAGGAATCGGACTCATACTCGGAAGAATGCGCGACCTCGTCCCCGTCAATGGAGAAACACTTATATTGAACCCTTCTCCGACAATGGAGAAACTATTCCAATTCTCAGGACTGGGTGATGCCATCAGAAACTGTACAGTCGAAGAAGCAATCGACGAAATCGGAGGGGTTGTACATGAAAAATGA